The following proteins come from a genomic window of Diorhabda carinulata isolate Delta chromosome X, icDioCari1.1, whole genome shotgun sequence:
- the LOC130902583 gene encoding structural maintenance of chromosomes protein 1A, with the protein MTARLKHIEVENFKSYKGRKVIGPLKSFNAVIGPNGSGKSNFMDAISFVMGEKTQSLRVKRLSDLIHGAAISRPVSRSASVCAVFDVDGTEMTFQRSVQGSSSEYRINGNVISSNEYLSELEKLKINVKAKNFLVFQGAVESVAMKNPKEMTALFEEISGSGALKEEYSKFQHEMLKAQEELNCAYQKKKGINAEKKEARLEKEEADKYARLKDDLNDKLTEHQLFRLFHNEREMKNLEQDLKSKQKEVDKIEKKKEKLEDVLKEKKKEHGKCNRELAKIEQDIREVEVEISKKKPQFIKAKERVSHMQKKLDGAIKTLDQARKAHDAHMDDIKKLEDELASVEKKKEEYEMQIAGESQSQGRDVHLEDAQVREYHHLKEEAAKRSARYMQELDSVNREQKADQDRLDNVSRSRTDAENKHRQKLHEKEEMEKRIEKLAEHIRSMEQALQDQRQLREDLQSDVGFSKDRVHEIQNQLDDVVEQLGDARTDKHEDAKRKKKEEIVERFKSNYPGVYDRMLNMCHPIHKRYNVAITKNLGKYMDAIVVDTEHTGRQCIKYLKEQMLEPETFLPLDYLQTKPIKERLRNITEPKGVKLIYDVLQFEPQAITKAVMFATNNALVCETPEDAMKVAYELGGRLDAVALDGTYYQKSGIISGGSLDLARKAKRWDEKHMAQLKAQKEKLTEELREAMKKSRKESELNTVDSQIRGLENRLRYAKTDMDSTKKQISLVDRELAHLNEEMKKYCPQIEAIEKLMHTREQQIEEIKLKMNSVEDVVFSDFCREIGVKNIRQYEDRELRAQEERKKKRLEFEKQINRITSNLDFERSRDTQNNVSRWERSVNDEEEKLETCKKQEAKQRDEIDKDLQQVEQLKAARLNKKQEVEAADEEVGKARREVGAMAKDVQAAQKAVVSLEGKIEGKKSERHTILMQCKMDDIAIPMIVGNMEDIAAADPSQSSSGADTSSSAQQHEKEARIKIDYSSLNENLKDLEEKDEIKKQADKLLKSIHQLQDTLTKIQAPNMKAIEKLQLACGKLQSTNEEFENLRKQNKKAKAGFERIKQQRYERFTKCFDHVSNEIDGIYKSLAQNQSAQAFLGAENPEEPYLDGINYNCVAPGKRFQPMSNLSGGEKTVAALALLFAIHSYQPAPFFVLDEVDAALDNTNIGKVARYIREKTESLQTIVISLKEEFYSHADALIGICPEIKPADCLVSQVLTCDLTKYEDF; encoded by the exons tgCCTCAGTATGTGCTGTATTTGATGTTGATGGAACGGAAATGACTTTTCAGAGATCTGTTCAAGGTTCATCATCAGAATACAGGATCAATGGCAAT gttatttctTCAAATGAGTATCTTTCTgaactagaaaaattaaaaattaatgttaaagCTAAGAATTTTTTGGTATTCCAAGGAGCTGTAGAATCAGTAGCTATGAAGAATCCCAAAGAAATGACTGCTTTGTTTGAAGAAATTAGTGG ATCCGGTGCCCTCAAGGAGgaatattccaaatttcaaCATGAAATGCTGAAAGctcaggaggaacttaattgtGCTTATCAGAAGAAGAAAGGAATTAATGCAGAGAAAAAAGAAGCAAGATTAGAAAAGGAGGAAGCTGATAAATATGCTCGACTCAAAGATGATCTG AACGATAAATTGACTGAACATCAACTATTTCGACTATTTCACAACGAACgcgaaatgaaaaatttggaacaaGACCTCAAATCGAAACAAAAAGAGGTGGACAAGATAGAAAAGAAAAAGGAGAAGTTAGAAGATGttctaaaagaaaagaaaaaagaacatGGTAAATGTAACAGAGAATTGGCAAAAATTGAACAAGATATAAGAGAAGTGGAagtagaaatttctaaaaagaaACCTCAATTTATAAAAGCCAAAGAACGTGTCAGTCACATGCAAAAAAAACTTGATGGTGCAATTAAGACTCTTGATCAGGCTAGGAAAGCGCACGATGCTCATATGGacgatattaaaaaattggaagaTGAATTGGCAAGTGTAgaaaagaaaaaggaagaaTATGAAATGCAAATTGCCGGAGAATCGCAAAGTCAAGGAAGAGATGTTCATCTGGAAGATGCGCAG gTTAGAGAATACCATCATCTGAAAGAAGAAGCAGCAAAGAGATCAGCTAGATACATGCAAGAATTGGATTCTGTTAACAGAGAACAAAAGGCCGACCAAGACCGTTTAGATAATGTGTCAAGAAGTAGGACAGATGCAGAAAATAAACATAGACAAAAACTacatgaaaaagaagaaatggaaaagaGAATAGAAAAACTTGCTGAACATATAAG ATCAATGGAACAAGCTTTACAAGATCAAAGACAACTCAGAGAGGATTTACAATCTGATGTTGGTTTCTCGAAAGATAGAGTACATGAAATTCAAAACCAGTTGGATGATGTAGTGGAGCAACTTGGTGATGCTAGAACAGATAAACATGAGGAtgcaaaaagaaagaaaaaagaagaaattgtagAAAGGTTCAAAAGTAACTATCCAGGAGTA tATGACCGAATGCTTAACATGTGTCACCCAATACACAAACGCTACAATGTCGCTATAACCAAAAATTTAGGCAAATATATGGATGCCATTGTGGTAGATACAGAACATACCGGTAGACAATGCATCAAATATTTGAAGGAACAGATGCTGGAACCAGAAACATTTCTTCCTCTGGATTATCTTCAGACGAAACCGATTAAAGAAAGGTTGAGAAATATCACTGAGCCCAAAG gcGTGAAACTAATTTATGACGTACTTCAATTTGAGCCTCAAGCTATCACGAAGGCAGTAATGTTTGCCACTAACAATGCTCTTGTTTGTGAAACTCCAGAGGATGCTATGAAAGTTGCTTATGAACTGGGAGGAAGATTGGATGCAGTTGCTTTAGATGGTACTTATTATCAAAAATCTGGAATTATATCAGGAGGAAGTTTAGATCTTGCCAGAAAGGCTAAACGATGGGATGAGAAACATATGGCACAGTTAAAAGCTCAAAAG GAGAAATTAACTGAGGAGTTGCGTGAGGCTATGAAAAAATCTCGCAAAGAATCTGAACTGAATACAGTGGATTCTCAAATACGTGGACTCGAAAATCGATTAAGATATGCCAAAACTGACATGGACAGCAca aaaaaacaaataagtttAGTAGACAGAGAATTGGCGCATCTcaatgaagaaatgaaaaagtattGTCCACAAATCGAGGCAATCGAGAAATTGATGCACACCCGAGAACAGCAAATTGAAGAAATCAAATTGAAGATGAATAGTGTTGAAGATGTCGTATTCTCTGATTTTTGCCGTGAAATCGGCGTTAAAAACATAAGACAATATGAAGATAGAGAGTTGAGGGCTCAAGaagaaaggaagaaaaaaagattagaatttgaaaaacaaatcaatagaATCACTAGTAATTTGGATTTTGAAAGAAGTAGAGATACACAAa ATAATGTAAGCCGTTGGGAACGTAGTGtaaatgatgaagaagaaaaactgGAAACATGCAAGAAACAAGAAGCTAAACAAAGAGATGAAATTGATAAAGATTTACAACAAGTGGAACAGTTAAAAGCGGCTCGATTAAATAAGAAACAAGAAGTGGAAGCTGCTGATGAAGAAGTCGGGAAAGCTCGAAGAGAAGTAGGAGCGATGGCTAAAGATGTACAAGCTGCTCAAAAAGCTGTAGTATCTTTGGAAGGAAAAATTGAGGGAAAGAAGAGTGAACGGCATACCATTCTAATGCAATGTAAG ATGGATGACATTGCTATACCTATGATAGTAGGAAATATGGAAGATATTGCTGCTGCGGATCCTTCCCAATCTTCTTCGGGTGCCGATACAAGTAGTAGTGCCCAACAACATGAAAAAGAGGCCAG aattaaAATCGATTATAGCAGTTTAAATGAAAACCTCAAAGATCTTgaagaaaaagatgaaataaaaaaacaagctGACAAGCTTCTAAAATCAATACATCAATTGCAAGATACCCTTACGAAAATTCAAGCTCCAAATATGAAAGCTATTGAAAAACTGCAGTTGGCTTGTGGTAAACTGCAATCAACAAATGAAGAATTTGAGAATTTGAGAAAACAGAATAAGAAAGCAAAAGCTGGCTTTGAAAGAATTAAGCAACAGAGATATGAAAGGTTCACCAAATGTTTTGATCATGTTTCCAATGAAATTGATGGAATTTACAAATCCTTGGCTCAGAATCAATCTGCACAAGCCTTTTTAG GTGCTGAAAACCCTGAAGAACCATATTTGGATGGTATAAATTACAATTGTGTTGCCCCTGGGAAACGTTTCCAACCTATGTCCAATTTATCAGGAGGTGAAAAAACTGTAGCTGCACTCGCTTTACTTTTCGCCATTCACAGTTATCAACCGGCACCATTCTTTGTATTGGACGAAGTAGACGCAGCTTTGGATAATACTAATATAGGAAAAGTTGCCAGATATATTAGAGAAAAAACGGAATCACTACAAACGATTGTTATTTCTTTAAAAGAGGAGTTTTATTCACATGCTGATGCGTTGATTGGTATTTGTCCTGAGATTAAg